The Solibacillus sp. FSL R7-0682 genome includes a window with the following:
- a CDS encoding uracil-DNA glycosylase, producing MIEMITNRWNDLLRQQTTYAYYEKLQHYLNDQYNTETIYPKREHILHALQLTNYDDVKVVLLGQDPYHGPNQAHGLSFSVLAGQKLPPSLKNMMKELQEDIGCAIPEDGDLTHWAKQGVLLLNTVLTVRAGEANSHKGQGWEQFTDVIIEILAKREKPVVFLLWGKPAQSKRSIIKRYNNAHIIIEAPHPSPLSAYRGFFGSKPYSKVNDALMSFGEIPIDWCLPSYSKSELLL from the coding sequence ATGATTGAAATGATAACAAATCGTTGGAATGACTTATTAAGACAACAAACAACATATGCTTATTATGAAAAATTGCAGCATTATTTAAACGATCAATATAACACAGAGACAATCTATCCAAAACGGGAACATATTTTACATGCATTGCAATTAACGAATTATGATGATGTGAAGGTCGTGTTGTTAGGGCAAGATCCATATCATGGACCAAATCAAGCGCACGGACTAAGCTTTTCTGTTTTGGCTGGGCAAAAATTACCGCCAAGCTTAAAAAATATGATGAAGGAATTACAAGAGGATATTGGTTGTGCCATACCAGAGGATGGCGATTTAACACATTGGGCAAAACAAGGTGTTCTTCTACTAAATACCGTATTAACGGTACGTGCTGGGGAAGCCAATTCTCATAAGGGACAAGGCTGGGAGCAATTTACCGATGTCATTATAGAAATTTTAGCAAAGCGCGAAAAGCCAGTTGTCTTTTTATTATGGGGAAAACCAGCACAAAGTAAGCGTTCAATCATCAAACGCTATAATAATGCACATATCATTATAGAAGCACCTCATCCGAGTCCGTTAAGTGCCTATCGAGGCTTTTTTGGAAGTAAACCTTATTCAAAGGTAAATGACGCATTGATGTCATTTGGTGAAATACCAATCGATTGGTGTTTACCATCTTACAGTAAAAGTGAACTACTATTATAA
- a CDS encoding DUF423 domain-containing protein, which produces MKSSIISGAIQGFLAVALGAFAAHALEDVLDDYSATIWDTAIQYQMFHAVAIILVGILMSKAIFGEVKQLKIAMICFNVGIVFFSGSLIVLALTGIGVLGAITPIGGVLFLIGWTMIILTAIKKA; this is translated from the coding sequence GTGAAGAGTTCAATTATTTCTGGTGCTATACAAGGCTTTCTAGCAGTAGCACTTGGTGCATTTGCAGCACATGCATTGGAAGACGTATTAGATGATTATAGTGCAACTATTTGGGATACTGCGATTCAATATCAAATGTTCCATGCAGTAGCGATTATTTTAGTAGGTATTTTAATGTCAAAAGCGATTTTCGGAGAAGTTAAGCAATTAAAAATTGCCATGATTTGCTTTAATGTCGGGATAGTCTTCTTTTCAGGAAGCTTAATAGTTTTAGCGTTAACAGGAATTGGCGTATTAGGCGCAATTACTCCAATCGGTGGGGTTCTATTTTTAATAGGTTGGACGATGATTATTTTAACAGCGATTAAAAAAGCATAA
- the thiD gene encoding bifunctional hydroxymethylpyrimidine kinase/phosphomethylpyrimidine kinase, giving the protein MTLKKTLTIAGSDTSAGAGMQADLKAFQEHGTYGMVALTVVVTMDPKNWSHSVTPLPTELLQKQIDTALSTGVDAIKTGMLSTEEIIKIASDAIQKSGTDKVVIDPVMICKGDDEVLNPGNTTAMVDYLLPYATVVTPNLFEAGQLAGTGTPKTIEEMQFAAKKIHALGAKNVVIKGGKALAHDKAVDLFFDGEQFKLLATEKVASTYNHGAGCTFAASVCANLANGLSVEEAVIEAKEFVSAAIKHGWALNDHVGPVMHGAKPRFGAPEVTVTTLPNHVNA; this is encoded by the coding sequence ATGACATTAAAAAAGACATTAACGATTGCTGGTTCTGATACATCTGCTGGTGCTGGAATGCAAGCAGATTTAAAAGCTTTTCAAGAGCATGGAACATATGGGATGGTCGCGTTAACTGTTGTTGTAACAATGGATCCGAAAAATTGGAGCCATAGTGTAACACCATTACCAACTGAGCTTTTACAAAAACAAATTGACACAGCCCTTTCTACAGGTGTAGATGCGATTAAAACAGGAATGCTGTCGACTGAGGAAATTATTAAAATTGCATCTGACGCTATTCAAAAGTCAGGTACGGACAAAGTAGTAATTGATCCGGTTATGATTTGTAAAGGGGACGATGAAGTATTAAACCCTGGTAATACAACTGCTATGGTGGATTATTTACTCCCTTACGCAACGGTGGTAACACCAAATTTATTCGAAGCTGGGCAACTTGCCGGAACAGGTACACCCAAAACAATTGAAGAAATGCAATTTGCCGCAAAAAAAATTCATGCATTAGGCGCGAAAAATGTTGTCATTAAAGGTGGTAAAGCACTAGCGCATGATAAAGCAGTAGATTTATTCTTTGACGGTGAACAATTTAAATTATTAGCTACTGAAAAAGTAGCTTCTACGTATAATCACGGTGCTGGCTGTACATTTGCCGCTAGTGTTTGTGCCAACTTAGCAAATGGGCTTTCAGTTGAAGAAGCAGTTATTGAAGCAAAAGAGTTTGTTTCAGCTGCTATTAAACACGGCTGGGCATTAAATGACCATGTCGGCCCTGTCATGCACGGTGCCAAACCTCGATTTGGTGCTCCAGAAGTAACTGTGACAACCCTTCCTAATCATGTAAACGCATAA
- a CDS encoding methyl-accepting chemotaxis protein, protein MSVGAKLNVAFYSMIALLLLTVGINFTSLSNIESKTDEALNDRVEQIRAVDQIRYTVAMQGLYARAVVLDGTDESIKNFEAYQALVSEEIAQLEELAKNNTIMVGYIEEIHKFNKAFINGSLDMMDAYNRGEERLANGFINTKLRDANNGILDVASQIVTYQEEQLASIKNATNGAITLTKIIAIISLVLSVIIAVVVIQYIRKMIISPLKMVVREANIIANGDLSEDDIHVKTKDEIGQLGVAFNLMKNNLSGLIKNIQSNTEQLSASAQQLSASTEEISATTEEVTMRVETTSLNAKVSAQASTESARAMEETAAGVQRIAEATQMLHSKSLDASHTATNGGDIIVQAKNQMNIINSSTNSVNALVQKLAQQTEEINNISQVITGITDQTNLLALNAAIEAARAGEHGKGFAVVADEVRKLAEESKNSANSIVNLTMEIKADTENVERAVSESLMSVQDGVQIITEAGDSFTSIAQAVNLMTAQIQEISATSEQLSASAEEVTASVNEIANGSSESSNNLEMIAATVEEQSATMQQINAVAITLSSSANELQNEIQQFKVR, encoded by the coding sequence ATGAGTGTTGGAGCAAAATTAAATGTAGCCTTTTATTCGATGATAGCATTGCTATTGTTAACAGTAGGTATCAATTTTACAAGTTTGAGCAATATTGAAAGTAAGACAGATGAAGCATTAAATGATCGTGTTGAGCAAATTCGTGCAGTCGATCAAATTCGTTACACGGTGGCGATGCAAGGGTTGTATGCCCGTGCAGTTGTGTTAGATGGAACTGATGAAAGTATTAAAAATTTTGAAGCGTATCAAGCACTTGTAAGCGAAGAAATAGCACAATTAGAGGAACTAGCAAAGAACAATACGATAATGGTTGGTTATATAGAAGAAATACATAAATTTAATAAAGCATTTATTAATGGTTCATTAGACATGATGGATGCATACAATCGTGGAGAAGAGAGATTAGCGAATGGCTTTATTAATACGAAACTACGTGATGCAAATAACGGTATTTTAGATGTAGCATCGCAAATTGTTACATACCAGGAGGAACAATTAGCAAGCATAAAAAATGCAACGAATGGCGCGATTACATTAACAAAAATTATTGCTATTATTTCATTAGTATTAAGTGTCATTATTGCAGTTGTTGTAATTCAATACATCCGAAAAATGATTATTAGCCCATTAAAAATGGTTGTAAGGGAAGCGAATATTATTGCAAATGGGGACTTATCCGAGGATGATATTCATGTGAAAACGAAAGATGAGATTGGTCAATTAGGTGTTGCCTTCAATTTAATGAAGAATAACTTATCTGGTTTAATTAAAAATATTCAATCGAATACAGAGCAGTTAAGTGCATCTGCACAGCAACTTTCAGCAAGTACAGAAGAAATTTCTGCTACAACTGAAGAAGTGACGATGCGAGTTGAGACAACTTCTTTGAATGCAAAAGTTTCAGCGCAGGCTTCAACTGAAAGTGCACGAGCAATGGAGGAGACGGCAGCGGGAGTCCAACGTATTGCAGAGGCAACGCAAATGCTACATTCAAAATCTCTTGATGCATCCCATACTGCAACGAATGGTGGAGACATTATTGTTCAAGCAAAAAATCAAATGAATATTATCAATTCCTCTACAAATTCAGTAAATGCGTTAGTACAAAAGTTAGCTCAGCAAACAGAGGAAATTAACAATATTTCACAAGTGATTACGGGTATTACAGATCAAACAAATTTATTAGCATTAAATGCTGCAATAGAAGCAGCGCGTGCAGGTGAGCATGGAAAAGGGTTTGCCGTTGTAGCAGATGAAGTGAGAAAGCTAGCAGAGGAATCTAAAAACTCTGCGAACTCAATTGTTAACTTAACGATGGAAATAAAAGCAGATACTGAAAATGTTGAACGTGCTGTTTCCGAATCTTTAATGTCTGTACAAGACGGTGTCCAAATAATTACAGAAGCGGGAGACTCATTCACTTCGATTGCTCAAGCAGTTAATTTAATGACAGCACAAATTCAAGAAATTTCAGCAACATCTGAACAACTTTCGGCAAGTGCGGAAGAAGTAACAGCCTCAGTAAATGAAATTGCAAATGGTTCTAGTGAATCAAGTAACAACTTAGAAATGATTGCTGCGACGGTTGAGGAGCAATCTGCAACAATGCAACAGATCAATGCAGTAGCGATTACTTTAAGCTCCAGCGCAAACGAATTACAAAATGAAATTCAACAATTTAAAGTACGCTAG
- a CDS encoding uracil-DNA glycosylase, whose translation MNVDCFKCQYFRVTWDQHNPRGCSAYGFKTKQLPSVVVKQSSGMDCLKFVQKNREGQR comes from the coding sequence ATGAATGTAGATTGCTTTAAATGTCAATACTTCCGAGTCACTTGGGATCAACATAATCCTCGTGGATGCTCAGCATATGGCTTTAAAACAAAGCAGCTGCCATCTGTTGTAGTAAAACAATCTTCTGGTATGGATTGCTTAAAATTCGTGCAAAAAAATAGGGAGGGGCAAAGGTGA
- a CDS encoding M20 family metallopeptidase, producing the protein MDQLLTKLHQSFEEMVVIRRYLHEYPELSHEEVLTPAYIAKFHRELGLEVQEQVGGRGVVATLRGAKPGKTVALRADFDGLAIQELNDVPYKSKNDGIMHACGHDGHTATLLVLAKVLAEMREEVTGNIVFIHQHAEELAPGGAKAMIEDGCLDGVDVIFGTHLWAPTPLGEVLVREGAIMAAADRFEIVIQGKGGHGAEPQHSVDAIVVGAHFVTQLQTLVSRRVAPLQSAVVTVGHFEAINPFNVIADTVKIQGTVRAFDEQVRLQVKEEIETLLNATCLGMHATYDFAYFDGYPPVINHDKDTQFVAQIAEQIQSVEKVTVCSPFMIGEDFGYYMQHVPGTFFFTGAKNPEWEQVYPHHHAKFNFDERAMLIAAQLLGTATVQYLEQYSEEATKST; encoded by the coding sequence ATGGACCAATTATTAACAAAATTACACCAAAGTTTCGAGGAAATGGTAGTGATTCGCCGTTATTTACATGAGTACCCAGAACTATCTCATGAAGAGGTACTTACACCTGCGTATATTGCAAAGTTTCATCGAGAGCTTGGATTAGAGGTACAAGAACAGGTTGGTGGCCGAGGTGTTGTTGCAACATTACGTGGTGCAAAGCCAGGCAAAACGGTTGCATTACGTGCAGATTTTGACGGATTAGCCATTCAAGAGCTTAATGATGTGCCCTATAAATCAAAAAATGATGGCATTATGCATGCGTGCGGTCATGATGGGCATACAGCTACTTTATTGGTTCTTGCAAAAGTACTAGCGGAAATGCGTGAAGAGGTAACAGGCAATATTGTATTTATCCATCAGCATGCAGAGGAGCTTGCGCCAGGTGGAGCTAAAGCAATGATTGAGGATGGTTGCTTAGATGGAGTTGATGTTATTTTTGGTACGCATTTATGGGCACCTACACCACTTGGAGAAGTACTTGTACGAGAAGGGGCCATTATGGCTGCAGCAGATCGTTTTGAAATTGTCATTCAAGGAAAAGGTGGTCACGGTGCAGAACCACAGCATTCAGTAGATGCCATTGTCGTAGGTGCTCATTTTGTCACACAGCTACAGACACTTGTATCAAGAAGAGTAGCGCCACTGCAATCAGCAGTAGTTACAGTAGGGCATTTTGAAGCAATTAATCCGTTCAATGTTATTGCAGATACGGTGAAAATTCAAGGAACGGTACGTGCATTTGATGAACAAGTTCGTCTGCAAGTAAAAGAAGAAATTGAAACGTTATTAAACGCAACATGTTTAGGGATGCATGCAACTTATGATTTTGCTTATTTTGATGGCTATCCGCCAGTTATAAACCATGACAAGGATACACAATTTGTTGCACAAATCGCTGAGCAAATCCAATCTGTAGAAAAAGTGACAGTTTGCTCACCATTTATGATAGGTGAAGATTTCGGCTACTACATGCAACATGTTCCTGGAACATTTTTCTTTACAGGAGCTAAAAATCCTGAATGGGAACAAGTTTATCCACATCATCACGCAAAATTTAATTTCGATGAGCGAGCGATGTTAATCGCTGCACAACTATTAGGTACAGCTACAGTGCAATATTTGGAGCAATATTCTGAAGAAGCAACGAAATCAACTTAA
- a CDS encoding YwdI family protein — MITYNTIVEQIEKLAIEASKSTNEQYVREQLTAIRALCDVVLVQKNTQATKSQVITGAMNVVNSNSVIASTFAQPLLNSSQKLDEDDANGESLFDF; from the coding sequence GTGATTACATACAATACAATCGTTGAGCAAATTGAAAAGCTTGCAATAGAAGCAAGCAAGTCTACAAATGAGCAATATGTTCGTGAACAGCTTACTGCAATTCGGGCTTTATGTGATGTTGTTTTAGTTCAAAAGAATACACAAGCAACAAAATCTCAAGTAATAACTGGTGCGATGAATGTTGTTAATTCAAATTCAGTAATTGCTTCAACATTTGCACAGCCTTTATTAAATTCGTCGCAAAAGCTTGATGAAGACGATGCCAATGGGGAATCGTTATTTGATTTTTAA
- a CDS encoding YojF family protein, producing the protein MKEVNTQVLQELLNSFANKDVYIHLETTNGSYATHYNEQFFNAGAFIRNVKLRYELGKVVGDAPHRVGLKMEHGWVYAQGITHFELDDQGRLLMAGLDFTGKLAVALEISEAPFAY; encoded by the coding sequence ATGAAGGAAGTTAATACTCAAGTGCTCCAAGAATTACTGAATTCTTTTGCAAACAAAGACGTCTATATTCATCTAGAAACTACAAACGGTTCTTATGCAACTCATTATAATGAGCAATTTTTCAATGCAGGTGCATTTATTCGGAATGTCAAATTACGCTATGAATTAGGAAAGGTCGTTGGTGATGCACCTCACCGTGTCGGATTAAAGATGGAACACGGCTGGGTGTATGCACAGGGCATTACGCATTTTGAATTAGACGATCAAGGTCGACTATTAATGGCCGGCTTAGACTTTACAGGAAAGCTTGCGGTCGCACTTGAAATTAGTGAAGCACCGTTTGCTTATTAA